The Cuculus canorus isolate bCucCan1 chromosome 5, bCucCan1.pri, whole genome shotgun sequence genome window below encodes:
- the ASCL2 gene encoding achaete-scute homolog 2 has product MNAGAAPPPPAAPRGRRRPASPELLRCKRRLSLSALAGSGAAAAVARRNERERNRVRLVNLGFAALRQHVPHGAASKKMSKVETLRSAVEYIRALQRLLDEHDAAAAFPDGCGEGGGGYCSASPSLGSSAPGSPCSSEESGYDAALSPEERELLDFTSWLGTY; this is encoded by the coding sequence ATGAACGCGGgggccgcgccgccgccccccgccgccccccgcggCCGCCGTCGTCCCGCCTCCCCCGAGCTGCTGCGCTGCAAGCGCCGCCTGTCCCTGTCGGCCCTGGCGGGCAGCGGGGCGGCGGCCGCCGTGGCGCGCCGCAACGAGCGGGAGCGCAACCGCGTGCGGCTGGTGAACCTGGGCTTCGCCGCGCTCCGGCAGCACGTCCCGCACGGCGCCGCCAGCAAGAAGATGAGCAAAGTGGAGACGTTGCGCTCCGCCGTCGAGTACATCCGCGCCCTGCAGCGGCTGCTGGACGAGCACGACGCGGCCGCCGCCTTCCCCGACGGCTGCGGGGAGGGAGGCGGCGGCTACTGCTCCGCTTCGCCCTCCTTGGGCTCCTCGGCGCCCGGCTCGCCTTGCTCCTCCGAGGAGAGCGGCTACGACGCGGCGCTCAGCCCCGAGGAGCGGGAGCTGCTGGACTTCACGAGCTGGCTCGGGACCTACTGA